A single region of the Hippoglossus hippoglossus isolate fHipHip1 chromosome 17, fHipHip1.pri, whole genome shotgun sequence genome encodes:
- the LOC117778146 gene encoding V-type proton ATPase subunit H-like: MFYLFFFFIYSSFDEYSSELKSGRLEWSPVHKSEKFWPENAVRLNEKNYELLKILTRLLEVSDDPQVIAVAAHDVGEYVRHYPRGKRVIEQLGGKQLVMNHMHHEDQLVRYNALLAVQKLMVHNWEYLGRQLQSSDQQQALAGGDRS; this comes from the exons ATGTTctatctctttttctttttcatctacAGCTCATTCGATGAGTACAGCTCTGAACTCAAGTCTGGACGCCTGGAATGGAGTCCTGTCCACAAGTCTGAGAAGTTCTGGCCTGAGAATGCCGTCCGTCTGAACGAGAAGAACTACGAGCTGCTCAA GATCTTGACGAGGCTGTTGGAGGTGTCCGATGATCCTCAAGTCATAGCAGTTGCGGCTCACGACGTTGGAGAGTATGTGCGACATTACCCACGTGGCAAACG GGTGATCGAGCAGCTGGGTGGAAAACAACTGGTGATGAATCACATGCACCACGAGGACCAGCTGGTCCGTTACAACGCCCTGTTGGCTGTGCAGAAGCTGATGGTCCACAACTG gGAGTACCTCGGACGACAGCTCCAGTCCAGTGACCAGCAGCAAGCTCTGGCCGGGGGGGATCGAAGCTGa